One Fusobacterium ulcerans DNA segment encodes these proteins:
- a CDS encoding HlyD family secretion protein → MENKTITKDNVEETENHSESPKIKKEKAIKKISIFLIILIILGAIYGAYWFLYGRNYVKTDDAYVNGNQNVITSQVEGTITQIYIEDTQFVEKGQLLAVLDDTDYKIALENAAASLGKAVRAYSNLSSDVAQAEDNVKVKESQLKKAETDFAMDRASYNAGLTSKHQYETSKNNLNIAVSSLNQSKKALENAKIQAESNSIYNHPDVQQAIAAYKTAYVNLMRTKIYAPESGNIAKKSAFLGQKVSASQELVTIIDLNNIWVDANLKETQMKNVKPGDEAELISDINGKKYIGYVQGLSAGTGSSLSLLPAQNATGNWIKIVQRVPVRIVIDKDSLQKNGMLPIGSSMEAIVDVRKETKNILPYLKKSSNLYSIDENVMNKEIDNIIKANIGKN, encoded by the coding sequence ATGGAAAATAAAACAATAACTAAAGATAATGTGGAGGAAACTGAAAACCACTCTGAAAGCCCAAAAATAAAAAAAGAAAAAGCAATTAAAAAAATCTCTATTTTTCTGATTATTCTTATAATACTAGGAGCAATATATGGAGCTTACTGGTTTTTATATGGAAGAAATTATGTAAAAACTGATGACGCTTATGTCAATGGAAATCAAAATGTAATAACTTCTCAAGTAGAAGGAACTATTACTCAAATCTACATTGAAGATACTCAATTTGTTGAGAAAGGTCAGCTACTTGCTGTCTTAGACGATACAGATTATAAAATAGCTTTGGAGAATGCCGCTGCAAGTTTAGGAAAAGCCGTTCGAGCTTATTCAAATCTTTCTTCAGATGTAGCTCAGGCTGAAGATAATGTAAAAGTAAAAGAAAGTCAATTAAAAAAAGCTGAAACTGATTTTGCAATGGACAGGGCTTCATACAATGCTGGTTTGACAAGCAAGCATCAATATGAAACAAGTAAAAATAATTTGAATATTGCTGTTTCTTCTTTAAATCAAAGCAAAAAAGCTTTGGAAAATGCAAAGATACAAGCTGAAAGCAACTCTATATACAATCATCCAGATGTCCAACAGGCAATAGCAGCATACAAAACTGCCTATGTTAATCTTATGAGGACAAAAATATATGCTCCTGAATCTGGAAATATAGCAAAAAAATCTGCTTTTCTAGGTCAAAAAGTTTCTGCTTCTCAAGAACTTGTGACTATTATAGATCTAAACAATATATGGGTAGATGCTAATTTAAAAGAAACTCAAATGAAAAATGTCAAACCAGGAGATGAAGCTGAACTTATAAGTGATATCAACGGTAAAAAATATATTGGTTATGTACAGGGATTATCTGCTGGTACAGGAAGTTCCCTTTCCCTCCTTCCAGCACAAAACGCAACTGGTAACTGGATAAAAATAGTTCAGAGAGTCCCAGTACGTATAGTTATAGATAAAGACAGTCTTCAAAAAAACGGTATGCTCCCTATAGGAAGTTCAATGGAAGCTATTGTTGATGTAAGAAAAGAAACTAAAAATATACTTCCATATCTGAAAAAATCTTCAAATCTTTACTCAATTGATGAAAATGTAATGAATAAGGAAATTGATAATATTATAAAGGCTAATATAGGTAAAAATTAA
- a CDS encoding TolC family protein, with amino-acid sequence MKKKIILLLILLTFLGCSPIPKITKNEIITPDSISTDTFGNQKLTFSNTNWWKMYNDPVLDQLVDFALKENEDLKIAKLNILKADEAINLAKADSGITINLAGDLKREKLGKNGTTPPPFGGKIINIGNIGLQADYNIDLFNKTSSLTAEQKYKAEAVKLNSKWIELDLSNRVTRLYVYWKYLYQENAILTEQKNILTEIEKLQKTNLKIGNGIEDDVWAVQDEIRGIDTLLKENELNKQLTINNLNILSGNKHSTEISSLLQKNSQNLKTTFKEKVSIPSSISSDIIINRPDVEYYLMLIKGQEKHLDAAKADFYPQFSITGEYEFEGINFNKILRKDSLLGFIGPSIYLPIFHSGAIKSTYKIAGTDMNIFIEEYNKAIINAYNDVDNELYKTKTLWSTLNDSDENFKTQTNLLSRDKKRLDIGTISKYDYLSKKYSWYDSKLDNEQQHFNLYTQQLQLINSLGGTYKIDK; translated from the coding sequence ATGAAGAAAAAAATTATTTTGCTACTCATATTATTAACATTTTTAGGATGTTCCCCCATACCTAAAATCACTAAAAATGAAATCATAACTCCAGATAGCATCTCAACAGATACTTTTGGAAATCAAAAACTTACATTTTCCAACACAAACTGGTGGAAAATGTATAATGATCCTGTTCTTGACCAATTGGTAGATTTTGCATTAAAAGAAAATGAAGATCTAAAAATAGCCAAGTTAAATATTTTAAAAGCTGATGAAGCCATAAATCTTGCAAAAGCTGATTCAGGAATAACAATAAATTTAGCAGGAGATTTAAAAAGAGAAAAGCTCGGAAAAAATGGAACTACTCCACCACCATTTGGCGGAAAAATAATTAATATTGGAAATATCGGCCTTCAGGCTGATTACAATATTGATCTATTTAACAAAACCAGTTCTTTAACTGCTGAACAAAAATATAAAGCTGAAGCTGTTAAACTTAATTCAAAATGGATTGAACTAGATTTATCTAACAGAGTAACAAGACTTTATGTATACTGGAAATATTTATATCAAGAAAATGCCATTCTTACTGAACAAAAAAATATCCTTACTGAAATAGAGAAATTACAAAAAACAAATTTAAAAATTGGAAATGGTATAGAAGATGATGTATGGGCTGTTCAAGATGAGATAAGAGGAATTGATACACTTCTTAAAGAAAATGAACTTAATAAACAACTTACAATTAACAATTTGAATATCTTATCAGGAAACAAGCACAGTACTGAAATATCTTCTCTTCTGCAAAAAAATTCTCAAAATTTAAAAACAACCTTTAAAGAAAAAGTCAGTATCCCATCTTCCATCTCTTCTGATATTATTATAAACAGACCAGATGTAGAATATTATCTAATGTTGATAAAAGGACAGGAAAAACATTTGGATGCTGCCAAAGCAGATTTTTATCCTCAATTTTCTATCACAGGTGAATATGAATTTGAAGGAATTAATTTTAATAAAATATTGAGAAAAGATTCTCTGTTAGGTTTCATAGGCCCAAGTATCTATCTTCCTATTTTTCATTCAGGAGCTATCAAAAGTACATATAAAATAGCTGGTACTGATATGAATATATTTATAGAAGAATACAATAAAGCTATTATCAATGCTTATAATGATGTAGATAATGAACTTTACAAAACTAAAACTCTATGGAGCACTTTAAATGATTCAGATGAAAATTTTAAAACACAAACTAATCTACTTTCAAGAGATAAAAAAAGATTGGATATTGGAACTATTTCAAAATATGATTATTTATCTAAAAAATACAGCTGGTATGACAGTAAATTAGATAATGAACAGCAGCATTTTAATTTATATACTCAGCAATTACAGCTTATTAACTCTCTTGGTGGAACATATAAAATTGATAAATAA
- a CDS encoding adhesion protein FadA: protein MKKVLLGCILLAASITTFAESNVLSTLEQLELNFQQLEAEEKAMYEKRKSEAEEAQRTLAQQREMYQKIITQEKRIADVKGNRYYKDQYNQLAKKYADSKKVLEEDMRKQEEIINLFEMIK, encoded by the coding sequence ATGAAAAAGGTACTACTAGGATGTATTCTACTTGCAGCATCAATAACAACATTTGCTGAATCTAATGTTTTATCTACATTAGAGCAGTTAGAACTTAATTTTCAGCAGCTTGAAGCTGAAGAAAAAGCCATGTATGAAAAAAGAAAATCAGAGGCTGAAGAAGCTCAAAGAACTCTTGCTCAACAAAGAGAAATGTATCAGAAAATAATAACACAGGAAAAACGTATAGCAGATGTAAAAGGAAATAGATACTACAAAGATCAGTATAATCAGCTTGCAAAAAAATATGCTGACTCTAAAAAAGTATTGGAAGAGGATATGAGAAAACAGGAAGAGATAATTAATTTATTTGAAATGATTAAATAG
- a CDS encoding MATE family efflux transporter yields the protein MEQKNLLTEGSIFKNLMRFSFPFLLASLLQALYGAADLFVVGQYADSAAVSAVAIGSQVMQTITGVILGITTGGTILIGQYLGAKREKDMAKTVGTIICVFGLFSIVLTIFMTLFTNPIATIMHTPVESLKYTQQYIFICSCGIPFIIGYNAVSGILRGMGDSKTPLYFIAIACVINIAVDIILVDFFKMGAIGAAIATVGAQGISFILAVLFLWKKGFPFEFGKKYIWLFPKKAKIIFHLGLPIALQDGLINISFLLITTIINTMGLTASAAVGVVEKVIVFAMLPPTAFASAIAVMTAQNMGAGKIERAQKSLYGGIACSLVIGIAFWIYSQISPESITSLFSNDKEVIYTAAMYLRSYSIDCILVCFIFCMNSFFSGCGHPVFPMVHSLIATFLIRIPVSFALSRMKGITLFEIGFGAPLATFVSLIMCIIYMRYGSWKKSTMLKSR from the coding sequence ATGGAACAAAAAAATTTATTAACCGAGGGAAGTATTTTCAAAAATTTGATGAGATTTTCATTTCCCTTTCTTCTGGCGAGCCTTCTCCAAGCACTTTATGGAGCTGCTGACCTTTTTGTAGTTGGACAGTATGCAGATTCTGCTGCTGTATCTGCTGTAGCTATAGGAAGTCAGGTAATGCAGACAATTACTGGGGTTATCTTAGGAATAACCACTGGAGGTACTATTCTTATTGGACAGTATCTAGGGGCTAAACGAGAAAAAGATATGGCAAAAACTGTAGGAACTATTATCTGTGTATTTGGCTTATTTTCTATAGTACTTACTATTTTCATGACATTATTTACTAACCCCATTGCTACAATAATGCACACTCCAGTTGAGTCTCTAAAATATACTCAGCAGTATATTTTTATATGCTCATGTGGTATTCCCTTTATTATAGGATATAATGCTGTAAGTGGTATTTTAAGAGGAATGGGTGATTCTAAAACTCCTCTTTATTTTATAGCTATTGCTTGTGTAATAAATATAGCAGTTGATATTATTTTAGTAGATTTTTTTAAGATGGGAGCTATTGGAGCTGCTATTGCCACTGTAGGAGCACAAGGAATAAGCTTTATCCTTGCAGTTCTCTTTTTATGGAAAAAAGGATTTCCTTTTGAGTTTGGGAAAAAATATATCTGGCTGTTTCCTAAAAAAGCTAAGATAATATTTCATCTTGGACTTCCTATTGCATTGCAGGATGGGCTTATAAATATATCTTTTTTACTTATTACAACTATTATAAATACTATGGGACTTACAGCTTCAGCTGCTGTAGGAGTGGTTGAAAAGGTTATTGTATTTGCTATGCTTCCTCCAACAGCTTTTGCTTCTGCTATAGCTGTAATGACTGCTCAAAATATGGGGGCAGGAAAAATAGAGAGAGCACAAAAATCACTTTATGGGGGGATTGCCTGCTCTTTAGTTATAGGAATTGCTTTCTGGATATATTCACAAATTTCCCCAGAAAGTATTACATCTCTGTTTTCTAATGACAAGGAAGTTATATATACAGCTGCTATGTATTTAAGATCATATAGTATAGATTGTATTCTAGTTTGCTTTATTTTCTGTATGAACTCCTTTTTCAGTGGATGCGGGCACCCTGTCTTCCCAATGGTACATAGTCTTATAGCTACATTTTTAATAAGAATTCCTGTTTCTTTTGCTCTGAGCAGAATGAAAGGAATAACTCTTTTTGAAATAGGATTTGGAGCTCCATTGGCTACTTTTGTATCTTTAATCATGTGCATAATCTATATGAGATATGGAAGTTGGAAAAAGAGTACTATGTTGAAAAGCAGATAA
- a CDS encoding type IV pilus twitching motility protein PilT — protein MILLDILEKGQKKRASDIHLVNNEKVIYRVNGELIRDDEFDKVSEEFLINSIREILTEKQKEIFEKNKEIDIAFEDIKKRRYRINLYNEKGYPAYSIRILTKKIQSFEELNLPKSLKNMIRYKNGLVLITGPTGSGKSTTLSAMIEEINKRESLSIVTIEDPVEYIFENKKSLIRQREIGRDTLSFANALKSVLRQDPDIIMVGELRDKESIEAALTAAETGHLVFSTLHTNGAAETINRLIDVFSKEKQEQIKAQLSLVLRGIVSQQLLLDKENKIIPAFEILFVNTAISNQIASGKINQILTAIETGQKYGMISMREYISNMHKDGVINKKEYDEKRGN, from the coding sequence ATGATTTTATTAGATATCTTAGAAAAAGGACAGAAAAAAAGAGCATCAGATATTCATCTTGTGAACAATGAAAAAGTGATCTATAGAGTAAATGGAGAGTTGATAAGAGATGATGAATTTGATAAAGTTTCAGAAGAATTTTTAATAAATTCTATAAGAGAGATATTAACAGAAAAGCAGAAAGAAATATTTGAAAAGAATAAAGAAATTGACATAGCATTTGAAGATATAAAAAAAAGAAGATACAGAATAAACTTGTATAATGAAAAAGGATATCCAGCATATTCTATAAGAATTTTAACAAAAAAGATACAGAGTTTTGAAGAACTGAATCTTCCAAAATCATTGAAAAATATGATAAGATATAAAAATGGGCTGGTACTTATAACAGGACCTACCGGAAGTGGAAAAAGTACAACTTTATCAGCTATGATAGAAGAGATAAATAAGAGGGAATCTTTAAGTATAGTAACTATTGAAGATCCTGTTGAATATATTTTTGAAAATAAAAAAAGTTTGATAAGGCAAAGAGAGATAGGGAGAGATACCCTGTCTTTTGCAAATGCTTTAAAAAGTGTTCTCAGGCAAGATCCCGATATAATAATGGTAGGAGAACTAAGGGATAAAGAGAGTATAGAAGCAGCTCTTACAGCAGCAGAGACAGGACACCTTGTGTTCAGTACTCTTCATACTAATGGTGCAGCAGAAACAATCAATCGTCTTATAGATGTTTTTTCAAAAGAAAAACAGGAACAGATAAAAGCTCAGCTTAGTTTAGTACTGAGAGGTATTGTGAGTCAACAGTTATTGCTGGATAAAGAAAATAAAATTATTCCAGCTTTTGAAATACTTTTTGTAAATACTGCCATATCTAATCAAATAGCCTCTGGGAAAATAAATCAGATACTTACAGCTATTGAGACAGGACAGAAATATGGAATGATATCTATGAGAGAATATATTTCCAATATGCATAAAGATGGGGTCATAAATAAAAAAGAATATGATGAAAAAAGAGGGAACTAA
- a CDS encoding sugar O-acetyltransferase yields MNREKERMLSGKLYQGNTEELVAERAEAKKKCFEINNISPEKSHEIMQKVRELFGETGENTSVKTPIMCDYGYNISLGENSFINHDCIFLDIGKVKIGKNVLIGPRVSFLAVNHPLFPSERETGYEYGTHITIEDGVWIGGAVTINDGVTIGKNSVIGSGSVVVKDIPENVIAVGNPCRVLRKIDEKDKMMKEFHLEEKC; encoded by the coding sequence ATGAATAGAGAGAAAGAGAGAATGCTTTCAGGAAAATTATATCAGGGAAATACTGAGGAATTGGTTGCTGAAAGAGCTGAAGCAAAGAAAAAATGTTTTGAAATAAATAATATCTCTCCTGAAAAATCTCACGAAATAATGCAAAAGGTAAGGGAACTTTTTGGAGAAACTGGAGAAAATACTTCTGTTAAAACTCCGATTATGTGTGATTATGGATATAATATTTCACTGGGAGAAAACAGTTTTATAAATCATGACTGCATATTTCTTGACATAGGAAAAGTAAAAATAGGAAAAAATGTATTGATAGGTCCAAGAGTATCATTTTTAGCTGTAAATCACCCTCTGTTTCCAAGTGAAAGAGAAACGGGATATGAATATGGAACTCATATAACAATAGAAGATGGTGTATGGATAGGTGGAGCAGTTACAATAAATGATGGAGTAACCATTGGAAAAAATAGTGTAATAGGTTCTGGAAGTGTAGTTGTAAAAGATATTCCTGAAAATGTTATAGCAGTTGGAAATCCATGCAGAGTATTAAGAAAAATTGATGAAAAAGATAAGATGATGAAAGAATTTCATTTGGAGGAAAAGTGTTAA
- a CDS encoding coproporphyrinogen III oxidase — protein MLINSDFEINIRSIEEFARVMVPEALDKTMNLTMKETSDTIEIDMEIDGRKGNFIYANQEDKIDEQKQTMVKILLLKVYNKEYSWGGLMGVRPTKVLRRLLSLGYSYEQAEDMLRDFYIVSNEKIELLIDTVKKELEFLNREYINLYIGVPFCPTKCKYCSFASYEINGGVGRYYKGFVETLLEEIEMAGKFLKDEGYKIESIYIGGGTPSTLTEEDLEKVLRKVNENIDMTYLKEFTFEAGREDSLTEKKLELVKQYGADRISLNPQTFNEETLRKVNRNFNRENFDKYFKIAKEMGFIINMDLIIGLPDETTEDVLHTLNEVEKYDIENLTVHSLAFKRASKLFKEDKSRKELDREIIEKRIRELTEKKQMKPYYMYRQKNIMEWGENVGYAKEGKESVFNIEMIEENQSTMGLGGGAITKIVIEETEFRDYIERIINPKDPALYIKEMKERMESKYKLFKKGEK, from the coding sequence GTGTTAATTAATTCAGATTTTGAAATAAATATCAGGAGTATAGAGGAATTTGCAAGGGTAATGGTCCCAGAGGCACTGGATAAAACTATGAATCTTACCATGAAAGAAACTTCTGATACAATAGAAATAGATATGGAAATAGATGGGAGAAAAGGAAATTTCATTTATGCAAATCAAGAGGATAAAATAGATGAGCAGAAACAGACTATGGTGAAAATACTTCTGCTGAAAGTATATAATAAAGAGTATTCTTGGGGTGGGCTTATGGGAGTAAGACCTACTAAAGTATTGAGAAGACTTCTGTCTTTAGGATATTCATATGAGCAGGCAGAAGATATGCTTAGGGATTTCTATATTGTAAGTAATGAGAAAATAGAGCTCCTTATAGATACTGTGAAAAAAGAGCTGGAATTTTTGAATAGAGAGTATATAAATCTATATATAGGAGTGCCTTTCTGCCCAACTAAATGTAAGTACTGTTCATTTGCTTCTTATGAAATAAATGGAGGAGTAGGAAGATACTATAAAGGATTTGTTGAAACTTTGCTGGAAGAGATAGAAATGGCAGGAAAGTTTTTGAAAGATGAAGGATATAAGATAGAATCTATCTATATAGGTGGAGGAACTCCAAGTACTCTTACAGAAGAGGATTTAGAAAAAGTATTAAGAAAAGTAAATGAAAATATTGATATGACTTATCTGAAAGAATTTACTTTTGAAGCAGGAAGAGAAGATTCTCTTACTGAGAAAAAACTGGAGCTTGTAAAACAATATGGTGCTGATAGAATAAGCTTGAATCCTCAAACTTTCAATGAAGAAACTTTAAGAAAAGTAAATAGAAATTTTAATAGAGAAAATTTTGATAAATATTTTAAAATAGCCAAAGAGATGGGCTTTATAATAAATATGGATCTGATAATAGGGCTTCCAGATGAAACAACAGAAGATGTACTTCACACATTAAATGAGGTAGAAAAATATGATATAGAAAACCTTACTGTGCACTCTTTAGCATTTAAAAGAGCCTCTAAGCTTTTTAAAGAGGATAAAAGCAGAAAAGAACTGGACAGGGAAATAATTGAGAAAAGAATAAGAGAACTTACAGAGAAAAAACAGATGAAACCATATTATATGTACAGACAGAAAAATATTATGGAATGGGGAGAGAATGTAGGTTATGCAAAAGAGGGAAAAGAATCAGTATTCAATATAGAGATGATAGAGGAAAATCAATCAACTATGGGATTGGGTGGAGGAGCTATTACTAAAATAGTAATAGAAGAAACTGAATTTAGAGACTATATTGAAAGAATAATTAATCCTAAAGATCCAGCATTGTATATAAAAGAGATGAAAGAAAGAATGGAGAGTAAATATAAATTATTTAAAAAAGGAGAAAAATAG
- a CDS encoding ComEA family DNA-binding protein: MKSCKGILIAVMLAIISSFTFGEDETSKPFKLIMSENMLEKKDNLIDINSASKEEMVSQGIGIGYVGKILSYREKTGGFEKLEEMKRIKGIGDATYEKLSKKFKIESEIEKSSLYINEANDELLKYFGFEKKEIKKIREYINKNKRIDNNIQLMEILSKKRYEEYKEIIKYDKF, encoded by the coding sequence ATGAAAAGCTGTAAAGGTATACTTATTGCAGTTATGCTTGCAATTATCAGCAGTTTTACTTTTGGAGAAGATGAAACATCAAAACCATTTAAATTGATAATGAGTGAAAATATGCTTGAAAAAAAAGATAATCTTATTGATATAAATAGTGCTTCTAAAGAAGAGATGGTATCTCAAGGAATTGGAATAGGATATGTTGGTAAGATTTTAAGCTACAGAGAAAAAACAGGTGGTTTTGAAAAGCTGGAAGAGATGAAAAGAATAAAAGGGATAGGAGATGCAACTTATGAAAAACTTTCTAAAAAGTTTAAGATAGAAAGTGAAATTGAGAAAAGTTCCCTTTACATAAATGAAGCTAATGATGAACTTTTAAAATATTTTGGCTTTGAGAAAAAAGAGATCAAAAAAATTAGAGAATATATTAATAAGAATAAAAGAATAGATAATAATATTCAATTAATGGAGATACTTTCAAAGAAAAGATATGAAGAATATAAAGAAATAATTAAATACGATAAATTTTAG
- the hslO gene encoding Hsp33 family molecular chaperone HslO, with amino-acid sequence MGKIIRGVSKNARFFLVDSTDIVQEALDIHKCSPTGIDAFGRLLTAGVMMGSTLKGKDLLTLRTDTDGLLNNMVVTADSEGGVKGYVSNPSADVTLKDNGRSNVGALVGKGMLRIIKDMGLKEPYVGMSPIDSGEIAQDLAYYFFNSDQTPTVIALGVNLKDEKTVACAGGYMIQLLPGAEECFIEALEEKINAIRPMTELMMGGMDLKRILKLLYEDMSSEDNEKLIEEYEILEEKEVEYNCNCDKDKFYRGLITLGKKELNEIFETQEFLETECHFCGKKYKFTREDFKDILEVK; translated from the coding sequence ATGGGTAAAATAATAAGAGGAGTAAGTAAAAATGCCAGATTTTTTCTGGTGGATTCAACAGATATAGTACAGGAGGCATTGGATATTCATAAATGCAGTCCTACTGGAATAGACGCTTTTGGAAGACTTCTTACAGCAGGAGTAATGATGGGAAGCACTTTAAAAGGAAAAGATTTATTAACTTTGAGAACAGATACTGATGGACTGCTTAATAATATGGTAGTTACAGCAGATTCTGAAGGAGGGGTAAAGGGATATGTTTCTAACCCTTCAGCTGATGTGACACTAAAAGATAATGGAAGATCAAATGTAGGAGCTTTAGTTGGAAAAGGAATGCTGAGAATAATAAAAGATATGGGATTAAAAGAACCATATGTTGGAATGTCTCCAATAGATTCAGGAGAGATAGCTCAGGATTTGGCTTACTATTTTTTCAATTCTGATCAGACGCCAACTGTAATAGCATTAGGAGTTAATTTAAAAGATGAAAAAACTGTAGCTTGTGCTGGAGGATATATGATACAGCTTCTTCCTGGGGCAGAGGAATGTTTTATAGAAGCTTTGGAAGAAAAAATAAATGCAATCAGACCTATGACTGAACTTATGATGGGCGGAATGGATCTTAAAAGAATCTTGAAGCTTCTGTATGAAGATATGAGCAGTGAAGATAATGAAAAATTGATTGAGGAATATGAAATACTTGAAGAAAAAGAAGTAGAATATAATTGTAATTGTGATAAAGATAAATTTTATAGAGGACTTATCACTCTTGGTAAAAAAGAATTGAATGAAATATTTGAAACACAGGAATTTCTAGAAACTGAATGTCATTTCTGTGGAAAAAAATATAAGTTCACTAGGGAAGATTTTAAAGATATTTTAGAGGTGAAATAA
- a CDS encoding TatD family hydrolase — MKLIDSHAHMDSEQFNSDRAEVFQRIKDNMDFIVNIGYDIESSKQGVEYSKKYDFIYAAVGIHPDDIEGYDDKLEQELEELAKNEKVLAIGEIGLDYHWMTRPKEEQQEIFRRQMKVAERVGKPVVIHSRDAIEDTVKILKEFPSVKGIFHCYPGSVETALQVIDNYYFGIGGVLTFKNAKKLVEVVKNIPLEKLILETDCPYMAPTPFRGKRNEPVYVEYVAKKIAEIKGITYDEVAEATNLNTRKAYNMA; from the coding sequence ATGAAACTTATAGATTCTCATGCTCATATGGATTCTGAGCAATTTAATTCAGATAGAGCAGAGGTATTTCAAAGAATAAAAGATAATATGGATTTCATAGTCAATATAGGGTATGATATAGAAAGCAGCAAACAAGGTGTTGAATACAGTAAAAAATATGATTTTATATATGCTGCTGTGGGAATACATCCTGATGATATAGAGGGATATGATGATAAACTTGAACAGGAATTGGAAGAACTGGCTAAGAATGAAAAAGTGCTGGCTATTGGAGAAATAGGACTGGACTATCACTGGATGACTCGTCCGAAGGAAGAGCAGCAGGAGATATTCAGAAGACAGATGAAAGTGGCAGAAAGAGTTGGAAAGCCAGTGGTAATACATTCAAGAGATGCTATAGAGGATACTGTGAAAATATTGAAAGAATTTCCTTCAGTAAAAGGAATATTTCACTGCTATCCAGGATCAGTGGAAACAGCTCTTCAAGTAATAGATAACTACTATTTTGGTATTGGAGGGGTTCTTACTTTTAAAAATGCAAAAAAACTGGTTGAAGTAGTGAAGAATATACCTTTAGAAAAATTAATTCTTGAAACTGATTGTCCATATATGGCTCCCACTCCATTTAGAGGGAAAAGAAATGAGCCTGTATATGTGGAATATGTAGCTAAAAAAATAGCAGAGATAAAGGGAATAACATATGATGAAGTAGCAGAAGCTACAAATTTAAATACAAGAAAAGCCTATAATATGGCATAG
- a CDS encoding putative RNA methyltransferase yields MIICPVCKKVLNKEGKTYRCENNHCFDEGKQGYLNLLLSNQKHSKAPGDDKEMVLSRKGFLEKDYYKIISETVNRLVLDNRSSDDAEILDIGCGEGYYTGRLKKSLEEKGIKSNITGIDISKEAVICAARTYKNIDWIVASATNIPLEDESLNYIICMFAKIIPEEKMRTLKKGGKLIIVSTGENHLLELKKVVYDNVRTEFYSPIEDLKIFKHIKTVNCTGKSFIKENESIRNLFDMTPYKWRSPKEGVDKLFALNELEITIDVNIDIFEKE; encoded by the coding sequence ATGATAATTTGTCCTGTTTGTAAAAAAGTTTTAAACAAAGAAGGAAAAACGTATAGATGTGAAAATAATCACTGTTTTGATGAAGGGAAGCAGGGGTATCTAAACCTTCTTCTTTCAAATCAGAAGCACAGTAAAGCTCCTGGTGATGATAAGGAAATGGTGCTCAGCAGAAAGGGATTTCTAGAGAAAGATTATTATAAAATAATATCGGAGACAGTAAATAGATTAGTTTTAGATAATAGATCATCTGATGATGCAGAGATACTGGATATAGGATGTGGAGAAGGATACTATACTGGAAGATTAAAAAAATCTCTTGAAGAAAAGGGGATAAAATCTAATATAACAGGGATAGATATTTCTAAAGAGGCAGTAATATGTGCTGCAAGAACATATAAAAATATAGACTGGATAGTAGCCAGTGCAACTAATATTCCTTTGGAAGATGAATCGCTGAACTATATAATCTGTATGTTTGCCAAAATAATTCCAGAAGAGAAAATGAGAACATTAAAAAAAGGTGGAAAACTGATAATAGTTTCTACTGGAGAAAATCATTTGTTGGAATTAAAAAAAGTTGTGTATGATAATGTAAGAACAGAATTTTATTCTCCAATAGAGGATCTGAAAATATTCAAGCATATAAAGACAGTAAACTGTACAGGGAAATCTTTCATAAAAGAAAATGAAAGTATAAGAAATCTTTTTGATATGACTCCATATAAATGGAGAAGTCCAAAAGAAGGCGTGGATAAACTCTTTGCATTGAATGAGTTGGAAATAACTATTGATGTGAATATAGATATTTTTGAGAAAGAATAA